Proteins encoded within one genomic window of Rhodothermales bacterium:
- a CDS encoding DUF5060 domain-containing protein, producing the protein MVSHTASWSRRRWAVALIIGLALLTSRTALAQDPIRLEGTFKEYHRISLLVTCPVADCGAVSATSDPNPFTDYRLLVMLTPPGGGDVLTVPGFYAGDGRAERSEADSGNVWMAYFAPPESGVWSYRVSFQTGPDLVIETGDGTPVGPDGATGTFAVGESDKTGSDFRAKGFLRSSDTNYLRFSGSGEYFLKNGAGSPENLLHYHEFDNTYQQDTIPRIPPHQFGPHVKDFRAGDPLWGPDRSKGQGVIGALNYLHRLNVNSYYLIVNNTAFNGNGQDTAIWPWLTPEAESRDRFSIVKLAQWEVVFSHMDSLGISINMVTQDRLNQWDLDNAELGRIRKLFYRELVARYAHHPGIVWNLGEENSATTAQIRDYSNFIRSVDAYDHPIVSQANGTLDAHERYYTPLLGFPNFAGASLQVGLTDLDSLDIPQSLPGRIHNAVLKWVAASNAAEQPWVVTLDEIGHWSDGIVPDGDRRDPTNRRARREGFWGTLMAGGAGADWYFGSDPYEYNDIWMEDFSYREEFFERTRDGVAMIQRSGLPFWEMHNLNGIATAANTWVLAKPGEAYLVYSPYLEPTELLLPAGTYDIRWYDAFAGGPLQEGTLADVTVSSGNAFVSIGEPIGFTEDAVAVVTLRPVIESIGDETGPDRPNAVLHPNYPNPAGAATTIAFELFAPDRVTLTVYDLLGRKIDVLADGFHVPGVYRYDLDTSNLPGGLYLYRLETGNAVRLQQTMPVVHR; encoded by the coding sequence ATGGTTTCACATACCGCGTCGTGGTCCCGTCGTCGATGGGCCGTCGCGCTTATAATCGGGCTGGCTCTGCTGACGAGCCGCACAGCACTGGCCCAGGACCCGATCCGCCTGGAAGGCACGTTCAAGGAGTACCACAGGATCTCCCTTCTCGTTACGTGCCCCGTAGCCGACTGCGGCGCCGTGTCGGCCACGAGCGACCCCAACCCGTTTACCGACTACCGGCTGCTGGTGATGCTCACGCCGCCCGGCGGGGGCGACGTACTGACCGTCCCCGGATTCTACGCCGGCGACGGGCGTGCGGAACGCTCCGAGGCGGACTCCGGCAATGTCTGGATGGCCTATTTCGCGCCGCCCGAATCCGGCGTCTGGTCGTATCGGGTGTCGTTTCAGACCGGGCCCGACCTCGTGATCGAAACCGGCGACGGAACGCCGGTCGGCCCCGACGGCGCGACCGGCACGTTCGCGGTGGGCGAATCCGACAAAACCGGTAGCGACTTCAGGGCAAAGGGCTTTCTGAGATCTTCGGACACCAACTACCTGCGTTTTTCGGGGTCGGGCGAGTACTTCCTCAAAAACGGCGCGGGCAGCCCCGAGAATCTGCTCCACTATCACGAGTTCGACAACACGTACCAGCAGGACACCATCCCGCGCATTCCGCCCCACCAGTTCGGGCCGCACGTCAAGGATTTTAGAGCCGGCGACCCGCTCTGGGGACCCGACCGGTCCAAAGGCCAGGGCGTCATCGGCGCCCTCAATTACCTGCACCGCCTGAACGTCAACAGCTACTACCTCATCGTCAATAACACCGCGTTCAACGGCAACGGGCAGGACACCGCGATCTGGCCCTGGCTGACGCCGGAGGCCGAGTCGCGCGACCGGTTCAGCATCGTCAAGCTCGCCCAGTGGGAAGTCGTCTTCAGCCACATGGACAGCCTGGGCATCTCCATCAACATGGTCACCCAGGATCGCCTCAACCAGTGGGATCTGGACAATGCCGAGCTCGGACGGATCCGCAAGCTGTTCTATCGCGAACTGGTCGCGCGGTACGCTCACCACCCGGGTATCGTGTGGAACCTCGGGGAGGAAAATTCCGCCACGACGGCCCAGATCCGCGACTATTCGAACTTTATCCGCAGCGTGGATGCCTACGACCATCCTATCGTCTCGCAAGCGAACGGTACGCTGGACGCCCACGAGCGGTATTACACCCCGTTGCTGGGTTTCCCGAATTTCGCCGGCGCCTCGCTGCAGGTGGGTCTGACGGATCTGGATTCGCTCGACATCCCGCAGTCGCTGCCGGGCCGCATCCATAACGCCGTACTGAAGTGGGTGGCGGCGTCGAACGCCGCCGAACAGCCGTGGGTCGTGACGCTCGACGAAATCGGCCACTGGAGCGACGGCATCGTGCCCGACGGCGACCGGCGCGATCCGACCAACCGGCGCGCCCGGCGCGAAGGGTTCTGGGGGACGCTGATGGCCGGCGGCGCCGGCGCCGACTGGTACTTCGGCTCCGATCCCTACGAATACAACGACATCTGGATGGAGGACTTCAGCTACCGCGAGGAGTTCTTCGAGCGGACGCGCGACGGCGTCGCCATGATACAGCGCAGCGGGCTGCCGTTCTGGGAGATGCACAACCTGAACGGCATCGCCACGGCCGCCAACACGTGGGTGCTCGCCAAACCGGGCGAGGCCTATCTCGTGTACTCCCCCTACCTGGAGCCGACGGAGCTTCTGCTGCCGGCGGGCACCTACGACATCCGCTGGTACGATGCGTTCGCCGGCGGCCCGCTGCAGGAGGGTACGCTGGCGGACGTCACGGTCTCCAGCGGCAACGCCTTCGTTTCCATCGGCGAGCCCATCGGGTTTACGGAGGATGCCGTCGCCGTGGTGACGCTGCGGCCTGTCATCGAGTCGATAGGCGACGAAACCGGTCCGGACCGCCCCAACGCGGTGCTGCACCCGAACTACCCCAATCCCGCCGGCGCGGCGACGACCATCGCCTTCGAACTCTTCGCGCCCGATCGGGTGACGCTGACGGTGTACGACCTCCTGGGCCGAAAAATCGACGTGCTCGCCGACGGCTTCCATGTACCGGGCGTCTACCGCTACGACCTCGACACCTCGAACCTGCCCGGCGGGCTGTACCTCTATCGGCTGGAGACCGGAAACGCCGTACGGCTGCAGCAGACGATGCCGGTGGTGCATCGCTGA
- a CDS encoding metalloregulator ArsR/SmtB family transcription factor yields MDLRRDVFQAIADPTRRAILVLVAMQAMTAGAIAANFDTARPTVSRHLKILSECGLLEQEQNGREIYYHLNPQKMKEIADFIEPFRAVWDERFNKLEAVMKAYKTK; encoded by the coding sequence ATGGACCTACGACGCGATGTATTCCAGGCCATAGCCGACCCGACCAGGCGGGCGATCCTCGTGCTGGTAGCCATGCAAGCCATGACCGCCGGCGCGATCGCAGCCAACTTCGACACGGCCCGGCCGACGGTTTCCAGGCACCTGAAGATTCTTTCGGAATGCGGCCTGCTCGAACAGGAGCAGAACGGCCGGGAGATCTACTACCACCTGAATCCGCAAAAAATGAAAGAGATTGCCGACTTCATTGAGCCCTTCCGCGCCGTGTGGGACGAGCGGTTCAACAAGCTCGAAGCCGTCATGAAGGCCTATAAAACCAAATAA
- a CDS encoding SRPBCC domain-containing protein, with amino-acid sequence MERKTQVHAEDDRQELVITRDFDLPVDLLFRAYVEPEIVEQWMGTRVVRLENWKGGSWQFETSDRHGVIAVRMNGVFHAYEPDRTITRTFEMENTPFGAQLEFLEFESLSEDTSRLTMHIVFRSTALRNQLLQMPFASGINMAHNRLQTVAGNLR; translated from the coding sequence ATGGAGCGAAAAACGCAGGTTCACGCCGAAGACGACCGGCAGGAACTGGTGATCACGCGCGATTTCGACCTGCCTGTCGACCTGCTGTTCAGGGCGTACGTCGAGCCAGAAATCGTCGAGCAGTGGATGGGGACGCGGGTTGTCAGGCTGGAGAACTGGAAGGGTGGAAGCTGGCAGTTCGAAACGTCTGATCGCCACGGTGTGATTGCTGTCCGCATGAACGGGGTCTTCCACGCGTACGAACCCGATCGGACAATCACGCGGACTTTCGAGATGGAGAATACCCCCTTCGGCGCGCAGCTCGAGTTCCTGGAGTTCGAGTCGCTCTCGGAGGACACCAGCAGGCTCACCATGCACATAGTATTCCGGTCGACCGCTCTCCGGAATCAGTTGCTGCAAATGCCGTTCGCGTCGGGCATCAACATGGCGCACAACCGATTGCAAACCGTCGCAGGCAACCTGCGCTGA
- a CDS encoding DoxX family protein, with the protein MTKRNKIIYWVATLWLALGMVSTGVVQLLQLEEGQGGAASIAHLGFPLYMLTLLGIWKLLGVVAVLLPRYPLVKEWAYAGFFFAMTGAIYSHAAVGDAVVEMLPALLLLVLTGLSWYFRPAGRKMAVANPGGAS; encoded by the coding sequence ATGACGAAGCGAAACAAGATCATCTACTGGGTTGCCACACTCTGGCTGGCGCTGGGCATGGTGTCGACCGGAGTCGTGCAACTGCTCCAGCTTGAGGAGGGGCAGGGCGGCGCGGCCAGCATCGCGCATCTCGGGTTTCCGCTGTACATGCTGACGCTACTGGGCATCTGGAAACTCCTGGGCGTTGTAGCCGTGCTGCTCCCGCGGTATCCGCTGGTCAAGGAATGGGCCTACGCCGGCTTTTTCTTCGCCATGACCGGAGCGATCTATTCGCATGCCGCCGTCGGAGATGCGGTGGTCGAGATGCTGCCGGCGCTGTTGCTGCTGGTGCTAACCGGGCTGTCGTGGTACTTCCGGCCGGCGGGCCGGAAAATGGCCGTGGCCAATCCAGGAGGAGCGTCGTGA
- a CDS encoding DUF1080 domain-containing protein has product MPSRRNFLKQSATLAPALSLATVITPSKTRADEADFISLFDGKSLAGWHKNPEKIWHGTGGNWQVEDGAITGEQDPPASGNGGILLTDRTFGDFELLLEINPDFGIDSGLFLRATDKGEGFQVMVDYLEGGVVGQIYGENIGGFGAASLRLRGTTDAAGKLTRLGAEANPNILENPMTYAISPENWLKAWQINDWNRIRVVCVGDYPVIKVWINDALVTDFNAATFVHARYDREETKAKLGRAGSIAIQVHGGADRWATGAKNRWRNIRIRPL; this is encoded by the coding sequence ATGCCCTCTCGCCGCAACTTCCTGAAACAATCCGCCACGCTCGCGCCGGCGCTCTCCCTCGCCACCGTCATCACCCCGAGCAAGACCCGGGCGGATGAGGCCGACTTCATCTCGCTGTTCGACGGGAAATCCCTCGCCGGCTGGCACAAAAATCCGGAAAAGATCTGGCACGGCACCGGCGGAAACTGGCAGGTGGAGGACGGCGCCATTACCGGCGAGCAGGATCCGCCGGCATCCGGAAACGGCGGCATCCTGCTGACCGACCGGACCTTCGGCGACTTCGAGCTGCTCCTCGAAATCAACCCCGACTTCGGCATCGACTCCGGCCTCTTCCTGCGGGCGACCGACAAGGGCGAGGGGTTCCAGGTGATGGTGGACTACCTCGAAGGCGGCGTGGTCGGGCAGATCTACGGGGAGAACATCGGCGGGTTCGGCGCCGCGTCGCTGCGGCTTCGGGGGACCACCGACGCCGCCGGTAAGCTCACGCGGCTCGGGGCCGAAGCCAACCCGAACATCCTGGAAAACCCCATGACCTACGCCATCTCCCCCGAAAACTGGCTCAAGGCGTGGCAGATCAACGACTGGAACCGGATCCGCGTCGTGTGCGTGGGGGACTACCCGGTCATCAAGGTCTGGATCAACGACGCCCTGGTGACCGACTTCAACGCCGCGACCTTCGTCCATGCCCGCTACGACCGCGAAGAGACAAAGGCGAAGCTGGGACGCGCCGGCTCCATCGCCATCCAGGTCCACGGCGGCGCCGACCGCTGGGCGACCGGGGCGAAAAACCGATGGCGCAACATCCGGATTCGGCCACTCTGA
- a CDS encoding DUF4256 domain-containing protein — protein sequence MTLEETLAQLEALGNEKVRAMHRKNGAGDNLYGVKRGDIRKVAAKIKSDHVLALALWDTGNLEARHRHPSSRAPGARHRDRRGAGHLSRLPGFQRLHLPVRADLDQRNGLPRRTRDLIPVATLVLTLKRHDRMPAPDYSTLIQTLEDRFAHNMPRHPEVVWGDVLARLLAQPEKLGVLEAMEETGGEPDVIGRDAKTGAFVFCDCAPESPKGRRSLCYDRKALDARKENKPGGNAQEMAAEMGVELLTEAQYRELQELGEFDRKTSSWVQTPERIRKLGGALFCDRRYDTVFVYHNGAESYYAARGFRGRLSV from the coding sequence ATGACCCTGGAAGAAACCCTCGCTCAGCTTGAGGCGCTCGGCAACGAGAAAGTCCGCGCGATGCACCGGAAGAACGGCGCCGGCGACAACCTGTACGGCGTCAAGAGGGGCGACATCCGGAAGGTGGCCGCGAAGATCAAGAGCGACCACGTGCTGGCCCTCGCGCTGTGGGACACCGGCAACCTGGAGGCGCGGCATCGGCATCCATCATCCCGCGCACCGGGAGCGCGCCATCGCGATCGGCGAGGAGCTGGGCATCTATCGCGACTACCCGGTTTCCAAAGGCTGCACCTCCCCGTTCGCGCCGATCTGGATCAACGAAATGGTCTCCCGCGCCGAACACGGGACTTGATCCCTGTTGCCACGCTTGTCCTGACCCTGAAACGCCACGACCGTATGCCTGCACCCGACTACAGCACCCTCATCCAGACCCTCGAGGATCGCTTCGCCCACAACATGCCCCGGCACCCTGAGGTCGTCTGGGGCGACGTGCTCGCGCGGTTGCTGGCGCAGCCCGAAAAACTCGGCGTCCTGGAAGCAATGGAAGAAACCGGCGGCGAGCCGGATGTGATCGGGCGCGACGCGAAGACGGGCGCTTTTGTCTTTTGCGACTGCGCCCCGGAGAGCCCGAAGGGCCGGCGCAGCCTGTGCTACGACCGCAAGGCGCTCGATGCGCGCAAGGAAAACAAGCCCGGCGGCAACGCGCAGGAGATGGCCGCCGAGATGGGCGTCGAGCTGTTGACCGAAGCACAGTACCGGGAGCTGCAGGAACTGGGGGAATTCGACCGGAAAACGTCCAGCTGGGTGCAGACGCCGGAGCGCATCCGCAAACTGGGCGGGGCGCTTTTCTGCGACCGCCGGTATGACACCGTGTTTGTGTACCACAACGGTGCGGAGTCCTATTACGCCGCGCGGGGCTTCCGGGGCCGGCTGTCGGTGTGA
- a CDS encoding NosD domain-containing protein, with translation MTYRQTDYARQALLALILGAAINLPALGQEPVRLEAGMVFTTSVTVAPGVYRLPADSLGAIRVQGEGIVVDFNGAVLDGAAADATPDQFAGYGIVIDRSSHVTIKNAVVRGYKVGLIAYDTPHLKIDGGDFSYNYRQRLKSTIEREHLDDWMSYHLNDHDEWLGYGAAIYLNRCDRPTIRAVTVTGGQNGVMLTDVNHGLLEDNAITFNSGIGIGMYRSSYNAVLHNRLDWNVRGYSHGVYYRGQDSAAILVYEQSTHNTFAYNSATHSGDGFFLWAGQTTMDDGSGGSNDNLLVGNDFSFAPTNCIEVTFSRNTILGNRLEGCWHGIWGGYSFDTAIAGNTFIDNDEHIAIEHGQDIAITDNTFAGGKLGIYTWARDSQPADWGYAQHRDTRSRDYTIHRNRFAGVAEPLRILKTEPVSETENRIVAEADEAAPGLPEALPDWPASLPRGRRYMMVDAWGPYDFRSPVLWPRYPRDGVRQVFDIHGPAGAWRIAQTSGVDSVSARSGSVPDSIVVWRTDGPVVDLRIDLEYVGETVTDRFGVVTPAGTPYVYPYRHFHAAIDWTVDFFAYDDATEPRSRPEAFRALIAGTPAFTDHPTDLGYQWYGSPGHDLPANHFATVSTGTFAVPPGRYVLDLTSDDGVRVWLDGTLIHDDWTYHPPKLERIPLTLSGRHELRIEHFEIDGYATLVATLEQAAP, from the coding sequence ATGACTTACCGGCAAACGGACTACGCCAGACAGGCACTGCTCGCGCTCATCCTGGGCGCGGCGATCAACCTCCCCGCCCTCGGTCAGGAGCCGGTCCGCCTCGAAGCCGGCATGGTCTTCACCACCTCCGTCACGGTCGCGCCGGGCGTGTACCGCCTGCCGGCGGACAGCCTAGGCGCCATCCGCGTCCAGGGCGAGGGCATCGTCGTCGACTTCAACGGCGCGGTGCTCGATGGCGCAGCGGCGGACGCGACGCCGGACCAGTTCGCCGGGTATGGCATCGTCATCGACCGGTCCAGCCACGTCACGATTAAAAACGCCGTCGTGCGCGGCTACAAGGTCGGCCTCATCGCCTACGACACCCCGCACCTCAAGATCGATGGCGGCGACTTCAGCTACAACTACCGGCAGCGCCTCAAAAGCACCATCGAACGGGAGCATCTCGACGACTGGATGAGCTACCACCTCAACGACCACGACGAGTGGCTCGGCTACGGGGCGGCCATCTACCTCAACCGGTGCGATCGGCCGACCATCCGGGCGGTGACGGTGACCGGCGGGCAGAACGGCGTCATGCTGACCGACGTGAACCACGGCCTCCTCGAAGACAACGCGATAACCTTCAACTCGGGCATCGGCATCGGGATGTACCGGAGCAGCTACAACGCCGTGCTGCACAACCGGCTCGACTGGAACGTGCGCGGCTACAGTCACGGCGTCTATTACCGGGGCCAGGATTCGGCGGCGATCCTCGTTTACGAGCAGTCGACGCACAACACCTTCGCCTACAACTCGGCCACGCATTCGGGCGACGGGTTTTTCCTCTGGGCCGGCCAGACGACGATGGACGACGGCAGCGGTGGCAGCAACGACAACCTGCTCGTCGGCAACGACTTCTCGTTCGCGCCCACCAACTGTATCGAGGTCACCTTCAGCCGCAACACGATCCTCGGCAACCGCCTCGAAGGCTGCTGGCATGGCATCTGGGGCGGGTATTCGTTCGATACCGCCATCGCCGGCAACACCTTCATCGACAACGACGAGCACATCGCCATCGAACACGGGCAGGACATCGCCATAACGGACAACACGTTCGCCGGCGGGAAGCTCGGCATCTACACCTGGGCGCGCGACAGCCAGCCGGCCGACTGGGGCTACGCGCAGCATCGCGACACGCGCAGCCGCGACTACACCATCCATCGCAACCGCTTCGCCGGCGTGGCCGAACCCCTGCGCATCCTGAAAACCGAACCGGTGTCGGAAACGGAAAACCGGATCGTGGCGGAGGCGGACGAGGCCGCGCCGGGCCTGCCCGAGGCGCTGCCCGACTGGCCCGCGTCCCTCCCGCGCGGCCGGCGCTACATGATGGTCGATGCCTGGGGGCCGTACGACTTCCGCTCGCCCGTGCTCTGGCCCCGTTATCCCCGCGACGGCGTGCGGCAGGTGTTCGACATCCACGGCCCCGCCGGCGCCTGGCGCATCGCACAGACCAGCGGCGTCGATTCCGTTTCGGCGCGGAGCGGCTCCGTGCCCGATTCCATCGTGGTCTGGCGCACCGATGGACCGGTCGTGGACCTGCGCATCGACCTGGAATACGTCGGCGAAACGGTGACCGACCGGTTCGGGGTTGTCACGCCGGCCGGCACGCCGTACGTCTACCCCTACCGCCACTTCCATGCCGCCATCGACTGGACCGTCGACTTCTTCGCCTACGACGACGCCACCGAACCGCGCTCCCGGCCCGAGGCCTTCCGCGCCCTGATCGCCGGCACGCCGGCCTTCACCGACCACCCGACCGACCTCGGCTACCAGTGGTACGGCAGCCCGGGGCACGACCTGCCGGCCAACCACTTCGCGACGGTATCCACCGGCACGTTCGCCGTACCCCCCGGCCGCTACGTCCTCGACCTCACGAGCGACGACGGCGTCCGCGTCTGGCTCGACGGCACGCTCATCCACGACGACTGGACCTACCATCCCCCCAAACTGGAGCGCATCCCGCTAACCCTGAGCGGCCGGCACGAACTCCGCATCGAACACTTCGAGATCGACGGCTACGCCACGCTCGTCGCGACGCTGGAACAGGCGGCACCGTAA
- a CDS encoding VOC family protein: MSILAPGTIRRTGCRPLVLILAILPMACTSPTPDPDMRLVRQIDHIKLVSGEARGLFAVLTDTLRLPVAWPMTDYGGFVSGGVAIGDVNLEIIQTEEGAPRFTGFALEPAPLDEVLTELKARGIRHGPPAPYRARQPDGTMQTRWTTVSLPEVSRDAVEVFFCAYTHDVPARRRSLRDALQALHGGPLGVVATEEIVYGARDAEAMHAAWERLLAPASDSLGRWSLSAGPAIRVIRADEDEIRSVVLGVRSLAEARRFLEDHDLLGEVRGDTLMLKGMSMALVEAAPLGASR, translated from the coding sequence ATGAGCATTCTCGCACCCGGCACGATCCGCCGGACGGGCTGTCGCCCGCTGGTTTTGATCCTGGCCATCCTTCCGATGGCCTGTACTTCCCCCACGCCCGATCCCGACATGCGCCTCGTCCGCCAGATCGACCATATCAAACTCGTCTCCGGCGAGGCCAGGGGGTTGTTCGCGGTGCTGACGGATACACTGCGGCTTCCCGTAGCCTGGCCGATGACGGACTACGGTGGCTTCGTGAGCGGCGGCGTAGCGATCGGGGATGTCAATCTGGAGATCATCCAGACGGAGGAGGGCGCGCCTCGATTTACGGGCTTTGCGCTGGAGCCGGCGCCGCTCGATGAAGTGCTGACCGAGTTGAAGGCCCGGGGCATCCGTCACGGCCCGCCGGCCCCGTATCGCGCGCGGCAGCCGGATGGGACGATGCAGACGCGCTGGACGACCGTGTCGCTTCCGGAGGTATCGCGCGACGCGGTCGAGGTCTTTTTTTGCGCATACACGCACGACGTCCCCGCCCGCCGGCGCAGCTTGCGCGACGCGCTCCAGGCCCTTCATGGCGGGCCGCTCGGGGTGGTTGCGACGGAGGAAATCGTCTACGGCGCACGCGATGCGGAAGCGATGCATGCCGCGTGGGAGCGGCTACTCGCACCGGCGTCGGATTCCCTGGGGAGATGGTCCCTATCAGCCGGGCCGGCGATCCGGGTGATTCGGGCGGATGAAGACGAGATTCGGAGCGTGGTGCTCGGTGTACGGTCGTTGGCCGAGGCGCGGCGTTTTCTGGAGGATCACGATCTGCTGGGGGAGGTTCGGGGGGATACCCTGATGCTGAAGGGGATGTCGATGGCGCTGGTGGAGGCCGCACCACTCGGCGCCAGCAGGTAG
- a CDS encoding transcriptional regulator, with amino-acid sequence MQDSLIYRFDGFTLDVSNRTLLREEERLDLSARYFDALVLLVREQGQLVVKDRFFQEVWDDVVVSDSALTQCIKEIRRQLGDDVANPRFIQTVPRHGYRFIAAVSVDPGGPHEAAVEDTPPPAFRPSPESHATIHSAARRDTAFSAAMATALACTLGGTVAGLVGGLLYGFGLAYSPVDQQIGTASVLVVLISLTGFLGTVGGFGIGAGMAAADHASGGGPAWRIVGATLGGLLIGGSVKLLGVDAFNLLFGRTPAGITGGMEGAALGFAVGLGARLGGDVDAGVWWRPVVAAAATGACIGVLIALAGGHLLGGSLDLLAKSFAESRLQLDTIGRFFGDVRFGTTTQVILAGIEGLLFGGCVVGALVASRRAKVG; translated from the coding sequence GTGCAAGATTCCCTGATCTACCGCTTCGACGGCTTTACGCTCGACGTTTCCAACCGGACGCTGCTTCGGGAGGAAGAACGGCTGGACCTCAGCGCGCGCTACTTCGACGCGCTCGTCCTGCTCGTGCGGGAGCAGGGACAGCTCGTCGTCAAGGATCGGTTTTTCCAGGAAGTATGGGACGACGTGGTGGTGAGCGACAGCGCCCTCACACAGTGCATCAAGGAAATCCGCCGGCAGCTGGGCGACGACGTCGCAAACCCCCGGTTCATCCAGACCGTCCCCCGGCACGGCTACCGGTTCATCGCGGCGGTGTCCGTCGATCCCGGTGGCCCGCACGAAGCGGCGGTCGAGGACACGCCGCCGCCGGCCTTCCGGCCGTCACCCGAATCTCACGCCACGATACACTCCGCCGCCCGGCGCGACACAGCGTTTTCGGCGGCCATGGCGACGGCGCTCGCGTGCACGCTGGGGGGCACCGTCGCCGGTCTCGTGGGCGGGCTCCTCTACGGCTTCGGCCTGGCCTACTCGCCGGTGGATCAGCAGATCGGGACTGCCTCGGTGCTGGTCGTGCTGATCAGCCTGACGGGCTTCCTGGGCACCGTGGGCGGGTTCGGCATCGGAGCCGGAATGGCCGCGGCCGACCACGCGTCGGGCGGGGGGCCGGCGTGGCGGATCGTCGGCGCAACGCTGGGCGGCCTGCTGATCGGCGGAAGCGTGAAGCTGCTGGGCGTCGACGCGTTCAACCTGCTCTTCGGGCGCACGCCGGCGGGCATCACCGGCGGCATGGAAGGCGCCGCGCTCGGTTTTGCGGTGGGATTGGGCGCGCGCCTGGGAGGTGACGTCGACGCCGGCGTGTGGTGGAGGCCCGTCGTCGCCGCAGCGGCCACGGGCGCATGCATCGGCGTCCTGATCGCGCTGGCGGGCGGCCATCTGCTGGGAGGCAGTCTGGACCTCCTGGCCAAGTCCTTCGCGGAGTCGCGGCTCCAGCTGGACACCATCGGGCGGTTCTTCGGCGACGTGCGTTTCGGAACGACGACGCAGGTCATCCTCGCCGGCATCGAGGGGCTCCTCTTCGGCGGATGCGTGGTAGGCGCGCTCGTGGCGTCGCGCCGCGCGAAGGTCGGTTAA
- a CDS encoding ferritin-like domain-containing protein encodes MDRSTSYRLPLSSQVWVNHFRENLKETRINWRLPAILDTTWDKKLIRSLQAWQRGETSDGAHLLRAARAYAERVDDPDYVTAITLFIQEEQKHGENLGKYLDAIGAPRLVFDLGDWLFRRVRYFNTSMELWTITVITVELFAQFYYAALARASHCPLLTQVCRDILLDESHHIRFQAERLQTLLKDRRSTLRRLSKWGYRGLFYGVALSVWVGHGVVFRKGGWSFARYWSTSSRRFSRLMSGLDAAPDGLPARAAQRDSPVRARARTVLPSLE; translated from the coding sequence ATGGACCGATCGACTTCATACCGCCTTCCTCTTTCGTCCCAGGTGTGGGTCAACCACTTCCGCGAGAACCTGAAGGAAACCCGGATAAACTGGCGTCTTCCGGCCATTCTGGATACCACGTGGGATAAAAAACTGATTCGCTCGCTCCAGGCCTGGCAGCGCGGCGAGACATCGGATGGCGCGCACCTCCTCCGGGCCGCACGCGCGTATGCGGAGCGGGTCGACGACCCCGACTACGTGACGGCCATCACCCTCTTCATCCAGGAGGAACAGAAACACGGCGAAAATCTCGGCAAATACCTCGATGCGATCGGCGCGCCGCGGCTTGTGTTCGATCTCGGCGACTGGCTGTTTCGGCGCGTGCGGTATTTTAACACCAGCATGGAGCTGTGGACGATCACCGTGATCACGGTCGAGCTGTTCGCCCAGTTCTATTATGCCGCGCTCGCCAGAGCATCCCACTGCCCCCTGCTCACCCAGGTGTGCAGGGACATCCTGCTCGATGAATCGCACCACATCCGGTTTCAGGCCGAGCGGTTGCAGACGCTTCTCAAGGATCGCCGCAGCACGCTGCGTCGTCTTTCAAAATGGGGCTACCGAGGCTTGTTTTACGGGGTGGCTCTGAGCGTCTGGGTCGGGCACGGCGTCGTGTTTCGGAAAGGAGGCTGGTCTTTTGCGCGCTACTGGAGCACGTCGAGCCGGCGTTTTTCAAGACTCATGTCGGGGCTCGATGCCGCACCGGACGGGCTGCCGGCCCGGGCGGCGCAGCGCGACAGTCCCGTGCGGGCGCGTGCGCGCACCGTGTTGCCGTCGCTGGAGTGA
- a CDS encoding GNAT family N-acetyltransferase, translating into MRHAIAIRPVRPNELTTLNRIARAAKAHWGYAEELLDAWQDDLTVDPGTLADRPVFVAEDAAGPAGFIQVATDTTPWEIWALWVSPDRMRRGIGRALVEQACRFARDAGIAELGIDADPNAEAFYRAMGARRVGSVPAPIAGEPDRARPQLVLPA; encoded by the coding sequence ATGAGGCACGCTATCGCCATACGGCCTGTTCGACCGAACGAGTTAACGACCCTCAACCGGATCGCCCGGGCCGCCAAGGCGCACTGGGGCTATGCCGAGGAGCTGCTCGACGCCTGGCAGGATGACCTGACCGTCGACCCCGGGACGCTGGCAGATCGTCCAGTATTCGTCGCGGAGGATGCCGCCGGCCCCGCCGGCTTCATCCAGGTTGCCACCGACACGACGCCCTGGGAGATCTGGGCGCTATGGGTGTCGCCGGACCGGATGCGACGGGGGATCGGCCGCGCGCTGGTCGAGCAGGCTTGCCGGTTCGCGCGCGATGCCGGCATCGCCGAACTGGGCATCGATGCGGATCCGAATGCCGAGGCGTTTTATCGGGCGATGGGTGCGAGGCGCGTCGGGAGCGTGCCGGCGCCTATCGCCGGCGAGCCGGACCGGGCGCGGCCTCAACTCGTGCTTCCTGCGTGA